A segment of the Thermodesulfovibrionales bacterium genome:
CCTTCTCCGGAGGATGCGGTGAAGGCCCTCATCGAAGCGGTGAAGACAGACAATATCGACAAATTCGTCGCCGTTCTCGGGTCCGGGTCTAAGTCCCTCTTCTCATCGGGCGACGAAGTGGAAGATAGGGCAGGAATGGAACGGTTTGTAAAGTCCTACGAAGAAAAGAACAGGATAGAAAAAAAAGGCGCCGACAGGGCGATACTCTATACCGGGAACGATGATTATCCCATGCCGATCCCGATCGTGAAGAAGGGGCAGAGTTGGCATTTCGACACGAAGGCCGGAAAGGAAGAGCTCCTCACCCGCCGCATCGGGAGAAATGAGTTGCAGGTCATCGATGTGATGGAGACCTATGTCGACGCTCAGCGGGAGTATATCAAGAAGGACTGGGACAATGACGGTCTTTACGTCTACGCGCAGAGGCTCGTGAGTACCCCCGGCAAGAAGGACGGGCTCTACTGGGATGCGAAAGAGGGAGAGGAGCAGAGCCCCTTCGGTCCCCTCGTCGCACAGGCCACGGCGAAAGGATACACGAAGGAGGGAAGAGCTGAGAAGCCCACCCCCTTCCACGGTTATTATTTCAGGATCCTGAAGGCACAGGGCAGCCACGCGCCCGGCGGAGCTTATGACTATGTTTCAAAGGGAAAGATGATCCTCGGTTTCGGCCTCATGGCCTATCCGGCAAAGTACGGGTCATCGGGGATCATGACCTTCATCGTGAACCAGGACGGGATCGTCTATCAAAGAAATCTCGGAAAGCAGACCGCAAAGACAGCGGGGGCCATGGTGAAATACGATCCGGACAAGACTTGGACTAAGGTCGAATAGGCCGGGATGCCGTCACAAGAAGGGAATTGAAAGGCAGTTCCGGTCTCTTTTCGGTCGAACGGATCGAATCGCGTTCGTGGCCATACCCTGAAAAGTGCAGAACAGGGGGTGAAATCCATGGCTGACAGAGAGCAATTAGAAAAGCTGGCGAAACTGATCCGGTATTTCAGTCTCGTCTCGACCACCGAGGCGGGCTCGGGCCACCCGACATCTTCCCTTTCCGCTGCGGACCTCATGACCTGCCTCTTCTTCGCCGGGTTTTTCCGGTTCGATGCGGAAAATCCGCGACACCCGAATAACGACCGTCTCATCTTTTCGAAGGGTCATGCCTCGCCGCTCTTCTATGCCCTCTGGGCGGCGGCCGGGAAGGTTAGTGAAGAGGAGTTGATGACCCTGAGAAAGTTCGGCAGTCCGCTCGAAGGCCATCCGACCGTCGCATTCCCCTATACGGAAGCATCGACCGGCTCGCTCGGTCAGGGCCTTTCGATCGGCGTCGGGATGGCCTTGAACGCCAGGTTCATCGACAAACTTCCCTACAGGACCTTTGTGCTTCTCGGGGACAGCGAGATGGCCGAGGGGTCGCAGTACGAGGCGCTCGAGATAGCTTCATACTACGGATTGGACAACCTCGTCGGCATCCTCGATGTGAACAGGCTGGGTCAGCGTGGCGAAACCATGTATGGTCATGACCTCTCTGTCTATGAAAGGAGGGTCTCGTCCTTCGGTTGGGAACCCATCGTCATAGACGGCCATTCGGTACCCGAGATTCTCACGGCTTATGAAAAGGCACTCCAGGTCAGGTCCGGACCGGCGATGATCATCGCGAAGACGATCAAGGGGAAAGGGGTCTCGTTTGTTGAAGATAAGAACGGGTGGCACGGGAAGGCGCTGAAGAGAGACGAACTGGCAAAGGCGCTAGGTGAGCTCGGGGAGATCGACAGGACCATCCGCGGCGTACTGCGGAAACCCGATGACCTGAAGCCTGAGAAACAGTCGCCCCGGAAGGCGGAGGGGATTTCCTATTCAGGGGAAAAGCCGGTTGCGACGAGACACGCCTATGGTACGGCCCTGGCGAGGATATTCCCGGAGTTCCCCGAGATGGTGGTGCTTGACGGCGAGGTGTCCAATTCGACCTATGCCGAAATATTCAAGGCCTCGTATCCGGGCCGGTTCTTCGAGATGTATATCGCGGAGCAAAACATGGTAGGGACCGCGCTCGGCCTCTCCCGCAGGGGGAAGATTCCCTT
Coding sequences within it:
- a CDS encoding DUF2950 domain-containing protein; this encodes PSPEDAVKALIEAVKTDNIDKFVAVLGSGSKSLFSSGDEVEDRAGMERFVKSYEEKNRIEKKGADRAILYTGNDDYPMPIPIVKKGQSWHFDTKAGKEELLTRRIGRNELQVIDVMETYVDAQREYIKKDWDNDGLYVYAQRLVSTPGKKDGLYWDAKEGEEQSPFGPLVAQATAKGYTKEGRAEKPTPFHGYYFRILKAQGSHAPGGAYDYVSKGKMILGFGLMAYPAKYGSSGIMTFIVNQDGIVYQRNLGKQTAKTAGAMVKYDPDKTWTKVE
- a CDS encoding transketolase produces the protein MADREQLEKLAKLIRYFSLVSTTEAGSGHPTSSLSAADLMTCLFFAGFFRFDAENPRHPNNDRLIFSKGHASPLFYALWAAAGKVSEEELMTLRKFGSPLEGHPTVAFPYTEASTGSLGQGLSIGVGMALNARFIDKLPYRTFVLLGDSEMAEGSQYEALEIASYYGLDNLVGILDVNRLGQRGETMYGHDLSVYERRVSSFGWEPIVIDGHSVPEILTAYEKALQVRSGPAMIIAKTIKGKGVSFVEDKNGWHGKALKRDELAKALGELGEIDRTIRGVLRKPDDLKPEKQSPRKAEGISYSGEKPVATRHAYGTALARIFPEFPEMVVLDGEVSNSTYAEIFKASYPGRFFEMYIAEQNMVGTALGLSRRGKIPFVSTFAAFFTRAFDQIRMSQYSDPNIKFCGSHAGVSIGEDGSSQMGLEDIAMFRCLLNSVVLYPSDAVSTEKLVEESARHKGIVYLRTTRKETPVLYQNDETFPLGGSKVLRKSGVDRVTVAAAGVTLHEALAAYEALKAEGISVRVIDLYSVKPVDRVTLSQAAGATKAIITVEDHFAEGGIGEAVRSALADLRTPVHSLAVRNMPRSGKPDELLAYEEISKNAIIKKVKELL